A genomic segment from Orrella daihaiensis encodes:
- a CDS encoding MFS transporter, whose amino-acid sequence MKQTASAWIILVATLMIQALVAMALITLPVVAPVVSDAIGVSTTYVGFYVAIVYVAAMISTIMGGSFVKRWGALRLSQVSLLFTATGLVLCALPWPATIVIGALMIGLGYGPVTPASSHLLIKTTPPERMSLVFSIKQTGVPVGGMLAGLLVPSMEILMGWQAAFVMVALFCVLCALAVSPLRLQLDEDRNPAIRPSLIKSFVEPIKLVLGQASLRILAAVSFLFAITQLSLTTYLVTFLYEDLGWGLVAAGLALTVSQAAGVGGRILWGWMADNWLGSGFMLIGIAGLLFGGAALVPWLTIDTPTLWLYLLLMLLGATAIGWNGVYLAEVARQAPSGLAGMATGGTLGFTFLGVLCGPPLFGVAASRLGSYGDAYALLMIPAFVIAVLLWVSRKRWVAN is encoded by the coding sequence ATGAAACAAACTGCTAGCGCCTGGATCATTTTGGTTGCGACCCTAATGATCCAGGCGCTAGTCGCGATGGCACTGATCACACTGCCGGTTGTTGCACCGGTGGTTAGCGATGCGATCGGTGTATCGACGACCTATGTCGGCTTTTACGTCGCCATTGTCTATGTCGCCGCCATGATCTCGACCATCATGGGCGGGTCATTTGTTAAGCGCTGGGGAGCGCTTCGGCTAAGTCAAGTCAGCCTGTTGTTCACAGCCACTGGCTTGGTGTTGTGCGCGTTGCCTTGGCCAGCCACCATCGTGATTGGCGCATTGATGATCGGTCTAGGCTATGGACCTGTGACGCCAGCGAGCTCACACCTGCTGATTAAAACCACACCACCAGAGCGAATGTCGCTGGTTTTTTCGATCAAGCAAACCGGCGTGCCAGTCGGGGGCATGTTAGCTGGTCTGTTGGTGCCCTCGATGGAAATCTTGATGGGCTGGCAAGCCGCCTTCGTCATGGTGGCGCTATTTTGCGTGCTGTGTGCATTGGCCGTTAGCCCATTGCGTTTGCAGCTAGACGAAGATCGCAATCCGGCGATTAGACCGTCATTGATTAAAAGCTTTGTGGAACCCATCAAGCTAGTGCTGGGCCAAGCGTCACTGCGCATCCTGGCAGCAGTCTCCTTTCTGTTTGCCATCACGCAACTATCACTGACAACATACCTGGTGACATTTCTGTATGAGGACCTGGGCTGGGGACTGGTGGCGGCAGGGTTGGCATTAACGGTCTCACAAGCAGCCGGTGTGGGTGGCCGGATACTGTGGGGATGGATGGCAGACAACTGGCTGGGCTCAGGCTTTATGTTGATTGGTATTGCCGGTTTGCTATTTGGCGGTGCGGCGCTGGTGCCCTGGCTAACGATAGACACCCCAACGCTCTGGCTTTACTTGCTGCTCATGCTCTTGGGTGCCACAGCCATTGGCTGGAATGGGGTGTATCTGGCTGAGGTCGCCCGTCAAGCACCTTCGGGGCTCGCAGGCATGGCCACTGGTGGCACGCTTGGATTTACCTTTCTAGGTGTTCTGTGTGGGCCACCCCTATTCGGTGTAGCTGCTTCACGGTTAGGCAGCTACGGCGATGCCTACGCCTTGTTGATGATTCCCGCTTTTGTGATTGCCGTGTTGTTGTGGGTTAGCCGAAAGCGCTGGGTGGCAAACTAA
- the ccsB gene encoding c-type cytochrome biogenesis protein CcsB translates to MAQTITAERASWEDLTESGDSRQLRGKPDWTDLLFFVVLAAGAAYALTTYSESMDIYEKWILVGTVPFVVWVGWLWRPLRTYMVASGLTALFAIWLYDGNLANAEQNFFLKYFFSSQSAILWMCMMYLLATICYWIGFASNTAAWLGTFLSWGATYAGTVGLLVRWREGHLMGPDLGHIPVSNLYEVFVLFAIITTLFYLYYERRYATRALGGFVMLVVTSIVVFLLWYSFTREAYEIQPLVPALKSWWMKLHVPTNFIGYGTFSLAAMVGFAYLVKENGETKSYKKLAPLFILGVLLAAEPMVFRTEGLSATWMLYFGIGAVLVGSILAFRRPISQKLPKLEVLDDIMYRAIAIGFAFFTVATILGALWAADAWGAYWQWDPKETWALIVWLNYAAWLHLRLMKGMRGTIAAYWALVGLLITGFAFLGVNMFLSGLHSYGEL, encoded by the coding sequence ATGGCACAGACCATCACTGCAGAGCGAGCTTCCTGGGAGGACTTGACTGAGTCCGGCGACTCACGCCAGTTGCGTGGTAAGCCTGATTGGACTGATTTGTTGTTCTTCGTTGTGTTGGCTGCTGGTGCTGCTTATGCATTAACCACCTACAGCGAGTCCATGGATATCTATGAGAAATGGATTCTGGTTGGTACGGTGCCGTTTGTGGTTTGGGTTGGCTGGTTGTGGCGACCTTTGCGCACGTACATGGTTGCCAGTGGGTTAACCGCATTATTTGCGATTTGGCTGTATGACGGCAATCTGGCAAACGCTGAACAAAACTTCTTCCTGAAATATTTCTTCTCCTCCCAGTCAGCGATCCTCTGGATGTGCATGATGTATTTGCTGGCCACCATCTGTTATTGGATTGGCTTTGCCAGTAACACTGCCGCGTGGCTAGGGACATTTCTGTCCTGGGGGGCGACTTACGCTGGCACGGTCGGTCTGTTGGTGCGGTGGCGTGAAGGTCATTTGATGGGTCCAGACTTGGGTCACATCCCGGTGAGCAACCTCTACGAAGTCTTTGTGTTGTTTGCGATCATCACAACACTCTTCTATCTGTATTACGAGCGTCGCTATGCCACACGTGCACTGGGCGGCTTCGTTATGTTGGTAGTCACTTCTATCGTCGTCTTTTTGCTGTGGTATTCATTCACACGCGAAGCCTATGAGATTCAGCCCTTGGTGCCTGCACTCAAGAGCTGGTGGATGAAGCTGCACGTGCCCACCAACTTTATTGGATACGGCACATTCTCTTTAGCGGCGATGGTGGGTTTTGCGTATCTGGTTAAAGAAAACGGTGAGACCAAGTCCTACAAGAAACTTGCACCTCTATTTATTCTCGGCGTGCTGTTGGCCGCTGAACCGATGGTGTTCCGTACAGAAGGTCTGTCAGCGACCTGGATGTTGTATTTTGGTATTGGTGCTGTATTGGTAGGCTCGATTTTGGCTTTCCGTCGACCGATTTCGCAAAAGTTGCCCAAACTAGAGGTTCTAGATGACATTATGTATAGGGCAATCGCAATCGGGTTTGCGTTTTTTACGGTGGCAACCATTTTAGGTGCCCTGTGGGCCGCTGATGCCTGGGGAGCCTACTGGCAGTGGGATCCCAAAGAGACCTGGGCGTTGATTGTTTGGCTCAATTACGCGGCGTGGCTGCATTTGCGTCTAATGAAAGGCATGCGCGGCACGATCGCAGCTTACTGGGCACTGGTAGGCTTACTAATTACAGGCTTTGCGTTTCTGGGTGTGAACATGTTCCTCTCGGGTCTGCATTCTTATGGTGAGCTGTAA